The nucleotide sequence ACGATTATTGCCAGCGGCGCCACGATTGGGCCCAAGGCCCAGGTCGGCCGCGGCAGCGTCATTGGCCACGACGTCAGCGTCGAGCCCGGCCAGGTCCTCGAACCAGGCAGCCGCTTGGGTCCCGTGGTCAAGGCGGCGACCTAAGATAAAGGTCTCGCCCAGTCGGGCATGGCAAGGGAACGCTGACCAGGCAAGCGGGTTTTACACGCATCCCCGCAGGGGTAATTTTAAGTCCTACCTGTGGAGGAGCTGACCGACCATATGCTGCCGCCGCGTGCCCTATTCTTAGGTTCATATCCGCCCCGTGAGTGCGGTATTGCTACCTTTACCAAGGACGTCGTCGACTCGTACAACCGTGCGTTCGGCGTCTCGAGCGAGGTCATCGCGATCGACGAGCCCGGCGGCGAAGTCCGCCGGTACGGACCCGAAGTCGTCGCCCGCATCGCCGAGCAAGACCGCTTCAGCTATGCCGGTATGGCGCGCTTCGTCAACCGCAGCGCGGCGCAGCTGATCAACGTTCAGCACGAATACGGACTATTCGGCGGCGATCGCGGCGAGTGGCTGATCGACTTTCTGAGCGCGCTGGAGAAGCCCGCCGTCCTGACGATGCACACCGTGCTGCCCGAACCGGACGAAACGATGCTGCGCGTCACGCGCGAGCTGTGCGCGCACGCTTCGCGCGTCGTCTCGCTTTCGCAAACCGGGCGCGATTTGCTCGAAACCGTCTACGGGATCGATCCCGCCACTCTGCGCGTCATCCACCACGGCGTTCCCGACGTTCCGTTCCAAAGCACCGACGCCGCCAAAGCGTCGTTCGGCATCGGTCAGCGGACGGTCATCTCGACGTTCGGCTTGATCAGCCGCGGCAAAGGCCTCGAATACGCGATCGAGGCGATGCGCACGGTCGTCAAACGCCATCCCGAAGTGCTCTACCTCATTCTTGGCGAGACGCATCCGGTGGTGCGCCGGCGGGAAGGCGAGTCGTATCGCGAATCGGTGCAGGCGCTGGTACGCGAGTACGGTCTGCAGTACAACGTGCAGCTCGTCGACCGGTACCTCGATTTCGACGAACTCGTCGGCTACTTACAGGCGACTGACATCTATTTGACGCCGTACCTGAATCCGGTGCAGATCGTCAGCGGCACGTTAGCCTATGCGGTCGGTTGCGGAAAAGCGATCGTTTCGACGCCGTATCTCTACGCTCAAGAGCTCCTGGCGCACAATCGCGGCTTCTTGTGCGAGTTCCGCGACGCCGATTCGATCGCGCGTCAACTCACCATGCTGCTCGACGATCCCGCGTTGCGGCGCGCTACGGAGCGCCGCGCGTACCGCTTCGGCCGCCAAATGACGTGGCCGCACGTTGCCGTGGAGTACGGAAATCTGTTCCTGGAACTGGCGCCGCCCGAGTCGCTGGAATTGGTGTCGACCGCTTAGATCATGGCCACGCTTCCGACGCTCGAACATCTGGCGGTCCTCTCCGACGACGCCGGAATCATTCAGCACGCTACCGAGAACGTGCCCAACCGCAAGACCGGCTATTGCACGGACGACGTGGGCCGGGCGTTCATCGTAACGTTGCAGTCTTTGCAGCTAGCGCCGCGCGACGAGCTGGCCGACCGTTTGGCATCGACGTATTTGGCGTTCCTGGAGGACGCGCAGCTCGAGGACGGCCGCTTCCATAATTTCATGTCGTACGAGCGTTCGTGGCTGGACGAGGTCGGCACTGAGGACAGCATCGGGCGCGCGGTGTGGGCGCTGGGCTACGGCGTTCGCTACGCGCCGCGTGAGCCGTGGCGGCGCGTATGCCGCATGCTTTTCGATCGCGCGCTGCCGGCGATCGAGGCGCTGGAGTTTCCACGTTCGCGCGCATATGCGATGCTGGGTTTGGCGCACGCCTATCCCGCGTTGCACGACGTGTCCTACGCTGCGGCGTTTCGGCACCTCGCCGACACGCTCGTCGCGGCTTACGATGCCACTAGCGACGGCGACTGGGCGTGGTTCGAGCCCGAGATGACCTACGATAACGCGCGTCTGTGCGAAGCGCTCGTTCGCGCGGGACAGGCTTTGAACGAGCCGCGATACGCCGACTTAGGCTTGGTAACGCTCGCCTTTTACGAGCGAACCACCACCGTGGACGGTATTTTCGTCCCAATCGGCAACGACGGGTGGTACCCGCGAGGCGGCTCGCGCGCAATCTACGACCAGCAACCGCTCGAGGCGTACGCAACGATCGACGCCCAGCTCGCCGCCTACGACGCCACCTCGGATCCGGCTCGGATGGCCGCAGCGGAGCTCGCGCTGGCATGGTATTACGGTAAGAACTCGCGCGGCGTCGTGATGGCACACGGCGGCGGATGCTACGACGGGCTCGGCGAAAATGCGGTCAATCGCAATATGGGCGCCGAATCGACGCTGGCGCTGCTGGCGGGGTCCTATACGATGGCACTTCGCCGTCCTCGGACGTTACGCGCGGTGCGATAATTATCGTCGTCCTTCGACTTCGGCGCTTCGCGCCTACGCTCAGGATGACATAAAGTGCCTCCGGCGAATAGAGAATAATGCTCCTGGAGACGGAAATACTCAACGACGCGCAAGCCGCGGCCGTTCGGAAGACTGATGGCCCGGTTTTAATTTTCGCCGGCGCGGGCAGCGGGAAAACGCGCGTTTTGACCCATCGGATCGCCTATCTTTTGGGCGATCTGCGCGTCGAGCCCGACCACATTCTGGCCGTGACCTTTACCAACAAGGCCGCCGGCGAGATGAAATCGCGCTTGCAGACCATGGTGGGATCGGTCGCTCGCGACATATGGGTCGGCACCTTCCACGCCATGTGCGTGCGCATTCTGCGCCGCGACGGCTCGCGCATCGGCATCGCGCCGAACTTTGCGATCATCGACGATACCGATCAGCGCCAGCTCGTTAAGGAAATTCTCGACGATCTCGACTACGACGAGCGCCAGCTCGCGGCCGGCGCGTGTTTGGCCGAAATCGGCAAAGCCAAGAACGCGCTGATGTGGCCCGAGGCGTACGCCGAGAAGCAAACGTCGTTCGTCGGCGAGCGCATCGCTAACGTCTATACGGAGTACCAGCGGCGCCTGGCGGAGTCGAATTCACTCGACTTCGACGATCTCATCGTGCGGACGATCGATCTGCTCGAACGCGACAAGGCGACGCGCGAGAAGTATCAGCGCCGCTTCGAGTACGTGCTCGTCGACGAGTACCAGGACGTCAATGCCGCGCAATACCGGCTGATCGCCCTGCTGGCGGCGCATCACGGCAACATCACGGTCGTCGGCGACGACGATCAGTCGATCTATTCGTGGCGCGGCAGCGACTATCGCATGATCCTGCGCTTCGAAGACGACTTCCGCGGCGCGAGCATCTTCAAGCTCGAGGAAAACTATCGCAGCACGCAGCGGATTCTCGATGCCGCGAACGCGCTGGTCGCCAACAACCTGACGCGCGCGGCCAAGCGGCTCTTTACGCAGCGAGGCGTCGGCGATCCGATCACGGTGTATCCGGCCGCGACCGAACGCGACGAAGCTCGCTACGTGGTCGAAAAGGTCAAGAATCTCGTTCGCGACGGTTCGGCCTATCGCGACTTCCTGGTGCTCTACCGCACCAACGCGCAATCGCGCGTCTTTGAAGAAGCGCTGCTCGCCGAAGGCATTCCCTACCGCGTCGTCGGCGGCGTCGGTTTCTACGCGCGTGCCGAGATCAAAGACGTCATCGCGTACTTGCGCTACATACTCAACCCGTCCGACGCGCTAGCGTTCAAGCGTATCGTCAACGTACCGCGGCGCGGCATCGGTCAGCAAACGCTGGCAGCGCTCGTGCAGGCGGCGACGGCCGCGCACCTGTCGGTAGGCGAAGCGATTTTCGACGGCGAGCTCCTCCGTACGGCTGTGCCCAAGAAGCTCAAGGAGCTCGAGCGATTTGCGGAGCTCGTTGCGAGTTTCCGTAAGCGCGCCGAGTCGATGGGCGTAGCCGATCTGCTCGTCAACGTGATGGAAGATTCGGGTTACGTACGCGAGCTTCAGACCGAAGATACGCACGACGCGCGGGCGCGGCTTGAGAATTTGCACGAGCTCGTCGGCGTCGCACGCGAATACGAAAACAATGACCCGGATCCGTCGCTCGGCGGCTTCCTGGCGAACATCGCGCTCATCAGCGATCTCGACGCACTCGAAGAGGAAGCGTCGTACGTTACGCTCATGACGATGCACGGCGCTAAGGGACTCGAGTTCTCCAGCGTTTTCTTGACCGGTTTGGAAGAGGGCGTGTTCCCACACAGCCGGGCGTTGGCCGACACGCACGAGCTGGAAGAGGAACGCCGTTTGGCCTACGTGGGCGTTACCCGCGCTCGCGACCGGCTCTTCCTGAGCTATGCGTTCAGACGCGCGTTGTTCGGCAACACGTACGCGTATCCGAAATCGCGATTCCTCGAAGAAATGCCCGAGTTAGAGATCCTCGAGAGCGACAGCGTTCCGCTGCCGCGTCCCTCGGGCGGCCGCTGGCGCGAAGTCGCGATTCACGAATCGGCCGGCGCGGGCGTGCATCTCGGCCTGGAGACCGGCGATAAGGTGCGTCATCCCAAATGGGGCGAGGGCACGATTCAAAACCTCGTCGGTGCCGGCGGCGACGGCTTGGTAACGATCGATTTTCCGAACGTCGGCCAAAAAATGCTGATGCTGAAGTACGCTCCGCTCGAAAAAGTGTAACGTAATGATCCGCGTCGCCGTGGCGGGCGCGTTAGGGCGGATGGGAACCGTCGCACGGGCGGCGCTCGCGAATGCACCGGGATCGATCGCGTACGCGGGCGGCTACGCGCGCACCGCCGGCGAGTCCGAAGGTATTACCGACGACCTCGAGCAGCTTTTCGCTCGGGGCGTCGACGTTTTGCTCGATCTCACGACGCGGCCGGGGTCGGTTGAGATTTCCATGTCCGCGGCGGCGCACGGCGTTCGTCCGGTGATCGGAGTGAGCGGCTGGACGCAAGACGAGCGCAATGCTTTGGCCGCGCGGCTGAACGAACGCGGTATCGGCGGATTACTCGTGCCGAACTTTTCTCTCGGCGCGGTCTTGATGATGCGTTTAGCCGAAGAAGCCGCGCGCTACTTTCCCGACGCCGAGATCGTCGAAATGCACCATGCCGGCAAGAAAGACGCGCCGTCGGGAACGGCGGCGACGACGG is from Candidatus Baltobacteraceae bacterium and encodes:
- a CDS encoding glycosyltransferase family 4 protein encodes the protein MEELTDHMLPPRALFLGSYPPRECGIATFTKDVVDSYNRAFGVSSEVIAIDEPGGEVRRYGPEVVARIAEQDRFSYAGMARFVNRSAAQLINVQHEYGLFGGDRGEWLIDFLSALEKPAVLTMHTVLPEPDETMLRVTRELCAHASRVVSLSQTGRDLLETVYGIDPATLRVIHHGVPDVPFQSTDAAKASFGIGQRTVISTFGLISRGKGLEYAIEAMRTVVKRHPEVLYLILGETHPVVRRREGESYRESVQALVREYGLQYNVQLVDRYLDFDELVGYLQATDIYLTPYLNPVQIVSGTLAYAVGCGKAIVSTPYLYAQELLAHNRGFLCEFRDADSIARQLTMLLDDPALRRATERRAYRFGRQMTWPHVAVEYGNLFLELAPPESLELVSTA
- a CDS encoding DUF3553 domain-containing protein; amino-acid sequence: MLLETEILNDAQAAAVRKTDGPVLIFAGAGSGKTRVLTHRIAYLLGDLRVEPDHILAVTFTNKAAGEMKSRLQTMVGSVARDIWVGTFHAMCVRILRRDGSRIGIAPNFAIIDDTDQRQLVKEILDDLDYDERQLAAGACLAEIGKAKNALMWPEAYAEKQTSFVGERIANVYTEYQRRLAESNSLDFDDLIVRTIDLLERDKATREKYQRRFEYVLVDEYQDVNAAQYRLIALLAAHHGNITVVGDDDQSIYSWRGSDYRMILRFEDDFRGASIFKLEENYRSTQRILDAANALVANNLTRAAKRLFTQRGVGDPITVYPAATERDEARYVVEKVKNLVRDGSAYRDFLVLYRTNAQSRVFEEALLAEGIPYRVVGGVGFYARAEIKDVIAYLRYILNPSDALAFKRIVNVPRRGIGQQTLAALVQAATAAHLSVGEAIFDGELLRTAVPKKLKELERFAELVASFRKRAESMGVADLLVNVMEDSGYVRELQTEDTHDARARLENLHELVGVAREYENNDPDPSLGGFLANIALISDLDALEEEASYVTLMTMHGAKGLEFSSVFLTGLEEGVFPHSRALADTHELEEERRLAYVGVTRARDRLFLSYAFRRALFGNTYAYPKSRFLEEMPELEILESDSVPLPRPSGGRWREVAIHESAGAGVHLGLETGDKVRHPKWGEGTIQNLVGAGGDGLVTIDFPNVGQKMLMLKYAPLEKV
- a CDS encoding dihydrodipicolinate reductase C-terminal domain-containing protein, which gives rise to MIRVAVAGALGRMGTVARAALANAPGSIAYAGGYARTAGESEGITDDLEQLFARGVDVLLDLTTRPGSVEISMSAAAHGVRPVIGVSGWTQDERNALAARLNERGIGGLLVPNFSLGAVLMMRLAEEAARYFPDAEIVEMHHAGKKDAPSGTAATTADRIAHVAGKRPPIHSVRLPGVVAHQEVLFGSTGELLSVRHDSFSRECFVPGMFASIRAVMHARGLVVGLDEVLEMTQT